Proteins encoded by one window of Cylindrospermum stagnale PCC 7417:
- a CDS encoding response regulator, with protein MSKIRIALIEDHDLTRVGIRTALLQKEEIEVVGEAANAAEGLKMLKNLQPDIAIVDIGLPDKDGIELTRELKSTNGGQDLSTKVLILTLQDNKEAVLAAFAAGADSYCMKDIKFDNLLEAVRVTYNGNAWIDPAIARIVLQQAQQNPQKLAPVSSDTRKSIFNPESAENQQVIDLYTLTERELEVLQLIVEGCSNAVIAERLYITVGTVKTHVRNILNKLSADDRTQAAVRALRSGIVG; from the coding sequence GGGTATTCGGACAGCACTACTGCAAAAGGAGGAAATTGAAGTTGTAGGGGAAGCTGCCAATGCTGCTGAGGGGCTAAAAATGTTAAAAAACCTACAACCAGATATTGCAATTGTAGATATTGGTTTACCAGATAAGGACGGTATTGAACTGACAAGGGAACTGAAATCTACTAACGGTGGCCAAGACTTAAGTACAAAGGTGTTAATTTTGACACTACAGGATAACAAGGAAGCGGTATTGGCAGCTTTTGCTGCCGGAGCAGATTCCTACTGTATGAAGGATATCAAGTTCGATAATTTGCTGGAAGCAGTGCGAGTAACTTACAATGGCAACGCTTGGATCGATCCAGCGATCGCTCGGATTGTATTGCAACAAGCCCAACAAAATCCGCAAAAATTAGCTCCAGTATCATCAGATACAAGAAAATCTATTTTTAATCCGGAATCGGCGGAGAATCAGCAGGTTATTGACCTTTACACCCTTACAGAAAGGGAGCTAGAAGTGTTACAGTTGATAGTCGAAGGTTGTAGCAATGCGGTAATTGCGGAACGACTTTACATCACAGTTGGGACTGTAAAAACTCACGTCCGCAATATTCTGAATAAGCTAAGTGCTGATGACCGTACTCAAGCAGCAGTCCGCGCCTTGCGTTCTGGGATAGTGGGATAG
- a CDS encoding SpoIIE family protein phosphatase — MTETEIIKLKLMVVDDEPDNLDLLYRTFRRDFKVYKASHALEALKILDREGEMAVIISDQRMPDMNGTEFLSLTVERFPDTIRILLTGFTDVEDLVDAINSGQVFKYITKPWSPDRLKALVGQATDTYRVVKKRTQELRRALRRESLFNAVTTAIREPLDYDSMLQKIVATIGRTFAATNCLLRPIEGDRLTQDQFSYQDPKSQASSQAFNPNALIEKVFQTRNYQLTQDTHDGNPCHYLVVPLTYQQHLLAVMALYQWGSEHPWQEEDIQLITGVTEQAALALSQAKLYQRLQEKQQQIRAELEVARQIQNNLLRQSLPDIKGAKVQACCYPAREVGGDFFEVFVHPKGDLWIAVGDVSGKGVPAALFMASAISVLRRELSQEVPAEPNVIMQNLNYALADDLISNNYFITLVIASYTPSTKELVYANAGHIYPLLWSRQATVGDQPNYLKVRSVPLGILPKWQAKSGRLILTAGDTLLLASDGITEAMVSNDLYLATKTEASVQPVKRSMLNQEGLWQLLQQADQPLCLNHLLARIQADNYIQEDDQTILSLEVL; from the coding sequence ATGACTGAGACAGAGATAATCAAACTGAAGCTGATGGTGGTAGATGACGAGCCAGATAACTTAGATTTACTCTACCGTACCTTTAGGCGAGATTTTAAAGTATATAAAGCAAGCCATGCCCTAGAAGCCTTGAAAATTTTAGACCGAGAAGGCGAGATGGCTGTGATTATCTCTGACCAAAGAATGCCAGACATGAACGGTACTGAATTCCTCAGTCTGACAGTGGAGCGTTTTCCTGATACTATTCGGATTTTGCTGACTGGTTTCACAGATGTCGAAGATCTGGTGGATGCGATTAACTCTGGCCAGGTTTTCAAGTACATCACTAAACCCTGGAGTCCTGACAGGCTTAAGGCATTAGTAGGACAAGCTACTGATACATATCGCGTAGTTAAGAAACGCACACAGGAACTGCGTCGCGCCCTGCGGCGAGAATCTCTATTTAATGCGGTGACAACGGCAATTCGGGAGCCTCTGGACTACGACAGTATGCTACAAAAGATTGTAGCAACCATCGGACGAACCTTTGCAGCTACTAATTGCTTGCTCAGACCGATAGAAGGCGATCGCCTGACACAAGATCAGTTTTCCTATCAAGATCCAAAATCTCAGGCATCCAGTCAGGCATTCAACCCCAATGCTTTAATTGAAAAAGTTTTCCAAACCCGTAATTATCAACTTACTCAAGATACACATGATGGCAATCCCTGCCATTACCTAGTTGTGCCGCTTACCTACCAGCAACATCTGCTGGCTGTTATGGCCCTCTACCAGTGGGGAAGTGAACATCCCTGGCAAGAAGAAGACATCCAACTGATCACAGGTGTTACTGAACAAGCAGCCTTAGCCCTCTCCCAGGCAAAACTTTATCAACGTCTCCAAGAGAAGCAACAGCAAATTCGGGCTGAGTTGGAGGTGGCCCGCCAAATTCAAAACAACCTGCTCCGCCAAAGTTTACCTGATATCAAAGGTGCAAAAGTGCAAGCTTGCTGTTACCCGGCGCGGGAAGTGGGAGGGGACTTTTTTGAAGTGTTTGTCCATCCCAAAGGCGACTTGTGGATAGCAGTAGGTGACGTTTCCGGTAAAGGGGTTCCCGCTGCTTTATTCATGGCTAGTGCTATTTCGGTATTGCGCCGGGAATTGTCTCAAGAAGTGCCAGCCGAGCCGAATGTGATCATGCAAAATCTCAATTATGCTCTAGCAGATGACTTAATCAGCAACAATTACTTTATAACTCTGGTCATAGCATCTTATACCCCCAGTACAAAAGAACTCGTCTACGCTAATGCAGGTCATATCTATCCCCTCCTTTGGTCACGCCAAGCAACTGTTGGTGACCAGCCCAATTACCTCAAAGTCCGCAGTGTTCCCTTGGGGATTTTGCCTAAGTGGCAGGCAAAATCTGGGCGGTTAATTCTGACTGCTGGAGACACACTATTGCTAGCCAGTGACGGAATTACAGAAGCGATGGTATCAAATGACTTGTATTTAGCTACGAAAACCGAGGCTAGCGTTCAGCCAGTTAAGCGTTCTATGCTGAATCAGGAAGGTCTTTGGCAACTGTTACAACAAGCAGACCAACCACTTTGTCTTAACCATTTATTAGCTCGTATCCAGGCAGATAACTATATTCAAGAAGATGACCAAACTATACTCTCGCTGGAGGTTTTGTAA
- a CDS encoding ATP-binding protein, whose product MKSELHVPSDLNFLNIVESWLLGCLKIQLGESVDWSRQSSRLRLALVEAYTNAVRHAHKDKPNLPILLRLELKDRDLAIEVWDYGEGFDMSTYFPPNPVEKQEGGYGWLIMNRLMDKVEYQLQVNGANCLKLEATLPELVN is encoded by the coding sequence ATGAAAAGTGAGCTTCACGTACCAAGTGACTTGAATTTTTTAAACATAGTTGAAAGTTGGTTGTTGGGATGCTTGAAAATCCAACTAGGAGAATCCGTGGATTGGTCACGGCAATCAAGTCGTTTGCGACTGGCGTTGGTGGAAGCATACACTAACGCAGTACGTCATGCCCACAAAGACAAGCCAAATTTGCCAATCTTACTGCGTTTGGAACTAAAAGACCGGGATCTGGCTATAGAAGTTTGGGACTATGGCGAAGGCTTCGATATGTCTACCTACTTTCCACCAAATCCTGTAGAGAAACAAGAAGGTGGTTATGGTTGGCTGATTATGAATCGTTTGATGGATAAGGTAGAGTACCAGTTGCAGGTTAATGGTGCTAACTGTCTTAAGCTAGAAGCGACTCTACCAGAGCTAGTTAATTGA
- a CDS encoding nuclear transport factor 2 family protein: MTATEFAPQTPPSPELQIEGIIEPSILDYFVTLNAGEFAATAALFARDGVMHPPFESGIVGTEAIAAYLQQEAQNIKADPRQAIVENLANDHLLVQVTGKVQTSWCSVNVLWLFNLNQTGQIIYTKIKLLASPQKLLALHPPRK; the protein is encoded by the coding sequence ATGACAGCTACTGAATTTGCGCCCCAAACACCACCAAGCCCAGAACTCCAGATTGAAGGAATTATAGAGCCCAGCATCCTGGATTATTTTGTCACTTTAAACGCCGGAGAATTTGCAGCAACTGCCGCTCTATTCGCCAGGGATGGCGTAATGCATCCACCATTTGAATCTGGGATTGTGGGGACTGAGGCGATCGCTGCCTACCTACAACAAGAAGCCCAAAACATTAAAGCTGATCCTCGCCAAGCAATAGTTGAAAACTTGGCAAACGACCACTTACTCGTCCAAGTGACAGGTAAAGTCCAAACTTCTTGGTGTAGTGTTAATGTTCTGTGGTTGTTTAACCTCAACCAAACAGGGCAAATTATTTACACCAAAATCAAACTTTTAGCCTCTCCCCAAAAGTTACTTGCTTTGCATCCGCCGAGAAAATAA